Proteins encoded by one window of Aspergillus chevalieri M1 DNA, chromosome 6, nearly complete sequence:
- a CDS encoding uncharacterized protein (SECRETED:SignalP(1-17)), with protein MKFSIVSLSIFAAVAVALPQATPSSPTPSSQSTIAASSSAFPQISNSAVEPAGIPGLGGVLNNVPVIGPIINNV; from the coding sequence ATGAAGTTCTCAATCGTCTCGCTCTCCATCTTCGCAGCTGTCGCCGTTGCCCTTCCTCAGGCGACCCCGTCTTCCCCGACCCCGTCTTCCCAATCCACCATCGCGGCTTCCAGCAGTGCTTTCCCTCAGATTTCCAACTCCGCGGTTGAGCCTGCTGGCATCCCTGGACTGGGTGGAGTTTTGAACAATGTTCCTGTCATTGGTCCTATCATCAACAACGTTTAA
- a CDS encoding uncharacterized protein (SECRETED:SignalP(1-16)), producing the protein MRVSIVVSLLAAVAIAVPFDAKRVADLTTNIDSNSKTLITKRQGLNLGSLPAGSPLLMEVVDPLN; encoded by the coding sequence ATGCGAGTCTCAATTGTTGTCTCCCTCCTTGCGGCTGTCGCCATCGCTGTCCCGTTCGATGCCAAGAGAGTCGCCGACCTTACTACCAACATCGACTCGAACTCGAAGACCTTGATCACCAAGAGACAGGGACTTAATCTGGGGTCTCTTCCTGCTGGCAGCCCCCTTCTTATGGAAGTTGTGGACCCTCTCAACTGA
- a CDS encoding uncharacterized protein (SECRETED:SignalP(1-18)) — translation MRLSSIASIMALTVVTIAAPLEANHNSNAVNLASDSLNRNAAEEAAPMAKREGGKEGEGDEDKGVHGVLSLVPTLLKGIKFNEPAHS, via the coding sequence ATGAGACTCTCCAGCATTGCCTCCATCATGGCCCTCACGGTTGTTACCATTGCCGCCCCTCTCGAAGCAAACCACAACAGCAATGCCGTCAACCTCGCCAGTGACAGCTTGAACAGGAATGCCGCTGAAGAAGCCGCTCCTATGGCTaaaagagaaggaggaaaagaaggagaaggagatgagGATAAAGGAGTTCATGGTGTTCTGTCGCTTGTTCCCACTCTTCTTAAGGGGATTAAATTCAACGAGCCTGCTCATAGCTAG
- a CDS encoding endonuclease/exonuclease/phosphatase family protein (COG:T;~EggNog:ENOG410PN4X;~InterPro:IPR036691,IPR005135;~PFAM:PF03372): protein MQILTQLPLRILTHNIRYATTSLFEGERPWTERKQPLLNELLYNTRNLDAFICLQEVLHSQLIDILSGLNHGSQHQEPGREQWAYVGVGRDDGETAGEYSPILYRPAVWQLRHWETVWLSRTPAVPSKGWDASSIRIVTIGIFTHRVSQRTILALNTHLDDQGSRSRFQAAHMILQKIREYKESKWGNLISGVFLTGDLNSEEHQEAYQVLTAADSPVIDTAKLVNVKEHYGDRVTWTGFGHEPELPSRLDYIFLDGGCSPWKVQGYAVLPNRFEDGIYNSDHRAVVTDAVLS, encoded by the coding sequence ATGCAGATCCTCACTCAACTACCACTCCGCATACTTACGCACAATATCCGATACGCGACAACCTCGCTTTTCGAAGGAGAACGGCCGTGGACGGAGCGCAAACAGCCTCTACTCAACGAACTGCTATATAATACTCGAAATCTAGACGCGTTTATCTGTCTTCAGGAAGTACTACATTCGCAGCTGATCGATATCCTCTCCGGGTTGAATCACGGCTCTCAGCATCAGGAACCGGGGCGAGAACAGTGGGCATACGTCGGCGTGGGAAGGGATGACGGAGAAACGGCTGGCGAATACTCGCCTATATTGTATCGTCCAGCCGTTTGGCAGCTGCGACACTGGGAAACTGTCTGGCTCTCTCGGACGCCTGCAGTTCCCTCCAAAGGCTGGGATGCCTCGTCGATTCGCATTGTCACGATCGGTATTTTCACCCACCGCGTCAGCCAGCGGACTATCCTCGCTTTGAACACCCATCTAGATGACCAAGGGTCACGTTCGCGCTTCCAGGCAGCACATATGATACTCCAGAAAATTCGCGAATACAAAGAGAGCAAATGGGGAAACCTCATCTCGGGTGTCTTCCTGACAGGAGACCTGAACAGCGAGGAGCATCAAGAGGCCTACCAGGTACTAACCGCAGCGGATTCCCCTGTAATCGATACAGCCAAACTGGTAAATGTTAAAGAGCATTATGGCGACCGGGTCACTTGGACGGGCTTTGGCCATGAACCGGAACTACCTTCACGCTTAGACTATATATTCTTGGATGGTGGTTGCTCGCCATGGAAGGTTCAAGGATACGCGGTGTTACCAAACCGGTTTGAGGATGGAATATACAATTCAGACCATCGTGCTGTCGTTACGGATGCTGTCTTGAGTTAG
- the CDB4 gene encoding curved DNA-binding protein (42 kDa protein) (COG:J;~EggNog:ENOG410PM2V;~InterPro:IPR036005,IPR036388,IPR000994,IPR036390;~MEROPS:MER0064643;~PFAM:PF00557), whose translation MAENTQATQAPEVDYTLNNPDTLTKYKTAAAISQKVLEAVAGWCKEGEKIVELCQKGDQLLEEEISKVYKGKKISKGIGHPTTVSPSSYVTPYTPLVSEKEEAEVTLKAGEIAKIQLGAQIDGFGTIVCDMVIVGAGDVVTGREADLIHATYYANELLLRLMVPPGLLASGTEEEKKKAAAEKAPTQAQISTLLEKVAKTYDCNVVENTTSWIFDRNEIEGEKKIILSPANGVRGDGVPAVGEVWGVEVGLSLGSGKVKDLPLRATLHRRTTTTYILKRPSSRQTLSEVVKKFGQFPFSLRQLDDEKAAKVGVVECVRNGVLRQYEPAGDSDNAPVSRLLTTLAITKNGITRLAAPNAPDLSKYQTDKKIEDEEILKILERPLARSTGSKTNKNKKKKAAAKKADSAQEE comes from the exons ATGGCTGAGAACACCCAGGCCACTCAGGCCCCCGAGGTTG ACTACACCCTCAACAACCCCGACACTCTGACCAAGTACAAGACCGCTGCCGCTATCTCTCAGAAAGTCCTCGAGGCCGTCGCAG GATGGTGTAAGGAGGGCGAGAAGATCGTGGAGCTCTGCCAGAAGGGTGACCAGCTGCTCGAAGAGGAGATTTCCAAGGTCTACAAGGGCAAGAAGATCAGCAAGG GTATCGGTCACCCGACTACCGTTTCTCCTAGCTCCTACGTCACTCCCTACACCCCCTTGGTGTCCGAGAAGGAGGAAGCCGAGGTGACCCTCAAGGCTGGTGAGATCGCCAAGATCCAGCTCGGTGCTCAGATCGACGGCTTCGGTACCATTGTTTGCGACATGGTCATCGTTGGCGCCGGCGACGTCGTCACCGGTCGTGAGGCCGACCTGATCCACGCTACCTACTACGCCAATGAACTGTTGCTGCGCCTTATGGTTCCCCCCGGTCTCCTCGCCAGCGGTaccgaagaggagaagaagaaggctgccGCCGAGAAGGCCCCTACGCAAGCCCAGATCTCCACCCTGCTCGAGAAGGTCGCCAAGACCTACGACTGCAATGTGGTTGAGAACACCACCAGCTGGATTTTCGACCGCAACGAGATCGAGGGTGAGAAGAAGATCATCCTCTCCCCCGCCAACGGCGTTCGTGGTGATGGTGTCCCTGCCGTCGGTGAAGTCTGGGGTGTCGAGGTCGGTCTCTCTCTGGGCTCCGGAAAGGTGAAGGACCTGCCCCTCCGCGCTACCCTGCATCGCCGTACTACCACCACCTACATCCTCAAGCGTCCCAGTTCCCGCCAGACCCTGTCGGAGGTGGTTAAGAAGTTCGGTCAATTCCCCTTCAGTTTGCGCCAGCTCGACGACGAGAAGGCCGCCAAGGTTGGTGTGGTCGAGTGTGTCCGTAACGGTGTGTTGAGACAGTACGAGCCTGCCGGTGACTCCGACAACGCTCCGGTCTCCCGTCTGTTGACCACTCTTG CCATCACCAAGAATGGTATCACCCGCCTTGCCGCACCCAACGCTCCGGATCTCTCCAAGTACCAGACCGACAAGAAgattgaggatgaggagatccTCAAGATCTTGGAGCGTCCTTTGGCCCGTTCCACCGGCAGCAAGAccaacaagaacaagaagaagaaggccgccGCCAAGAAGGCCGATAGTGCCCAGGAAGAGTAA